DNA sequence from the Azospirillum thiophilum genome:
TGTCGCGCAGCGGTCCGGTCATGCCGTGGTTGCGCGCCGACAGCAGGGCCTGCACCGCCTGGAGCACGCAGATGTCGGTACAGATGCCGTCCACCACCAGGATCTCGATGCCGTTGGCGGCGATCCACTCGAACAGCCGGTTGCGGCCGGTCGCTAGGTCGGTGGTGCCGACGACGCCGTTGATGCAGTCCTTGCGCATCAGCGTGACGCCGGGGGCACCGTCGAGCCAGGCGAGTTCGTCGACGAGGTTTTCCTCGCCGGTGCCGGCCTCGCAATGGGGCGGGTAGGGGTGTTCGGGCTTGCCCGGCTCATGGGTGTCGAGGAACACCGCGATGGGATGGCCGGCGGCGATGAACAGCCGGTTGGTGCGGTCGATCTCGGCGATCATGCGGGCGACCTGGGCGTTGGCGACCGGCGGGGCGAGGTTGCCGCCGCCGACGGCGGCGAAGCCCTTCACCGGATCGACGTCGAGCTTGCCGACCCTGC
Encoded proteins:
- a CDS encoding isochorismatase family protein; its protein translation is MTDTRTGPAAALEAISAVMPVRRACYALAGGRVGKLDVDPVKGFAAVGGGNLAPPVANAQVARMIAEIDRTNRLFIAAGHPIAVFLDTHEPGKPEHPYPPHCEAGTGEENLVDELAWLDGAPGVTLMRKDCINGVVGTTDLATGRNRLFEWIAANGIEILVVDGICTDICVLQAVQALLSARNHGMTGPLRDIVVHEPGCATYDLPLGTAQALGLPDGAAHPQMVAHHIGLYLMQASGAIIADELLFPTP